A portion of the Blastochloris tepida genome contains these proteins:
- a CDS encoding general stress protein encodes MEASVKVKRGFAAMDSQTRREIARKGGQSVPPEKRVFARDRSLATAAGQKGGRSVDPANRSFSQDRELASDAGRKGGRKRAGSHH; translated from the coding sequence ATGGAAGCGAGCGTGAAGGTCAAGCGCGGCTTTGCGGCGATGGACAGCCAGACGCGGCGCGAGATCGCTCGCAAGGGCGGACAGAGTGTCCCGCCGGAAAAGCGAGTCTTCGCGAGGGATCGGTCTCTCGCCACTGCGGCAGGCCAGAAGGGTGGGCGCAGCGTCGACCCCGCCAACAGGTCCTTTTCCCAGGATCGGGAGCTTGCCTCCGACGCCGGCCGTAAGGGCGGCCGCAAGCGCGCCGGCAGCCATCACTGA
- a CDS encoding sigma-70 family RNA polymerase sigma factor, whose product MTIDASMRDALLGAVPSLRAFAISLSGNVDRADDLVQETLLRALSHIDSFQPGTNLNAWLFTILRNLFHSEYRKRRREVEDADGVYAARLSTQPEQGARLDLEDFKAALARLPPDQREVLLLVGASGFSYEEAAEICQCAVGTIKSRVNRARTRLAQLLAVESVDDLGPDDQTRAALQATG is encoded by the coding sequence ATGACGATTGACGCGTCGATGCGGGACGCCCTCCTTGGCGCCGTTCCCAGCCTGCGCGCCTTTGCGATCTCCCTGTCCGGCAATGTCGACCGGGCGGACGATCTCGTACAGGAGACGCTGCTGCGCGCGCTCTCGCACATCGACAGCTTCCAGCCCGGCACCAATCTGAACGCGTGGCTGTTCACCATCCTGCGCAATCTGTTCCATTCCGAATACCGCAAGCGCCGCCGCGAGGTTGAGGACGCCGACGGCGTCTATGCCGCGCGCCTGTCCACCCAGCCCGAGCAGGGCGCGCGCCTCGACCTTGAGGACTTCAAGGCGGCGCTCGCCCGCCTGCCGCCCGACCAGCGCGAGGTGCTGCTCCTGGTCGGCGCCTCCGGCTTCTCCTACGAGGAGGCCGCCGAGATCTGCCAATGCGCGGTCGGCACCATCAAGAGCCGAGTGAACCGCGCCCGCACGCGCTTGGCCCAGCTTCTCGCGGTCGAGAGCGTCGACGATCTCGGCCCCGACGACCAGACGCGCGCCGCGCTGCAGGCCACGGGCTGA
- a CDS encoding NepR family anti-sigma factor, with translation MNKRTDMAQKRAREVAEDVVPGHVPPAPPRLDRNAQARLGEQLRAMYDDLLQQPIPDRFVDLLKDLDDIEQGKSTGKSRSAERGKADRGKSAEKSAEKGTTG, from the coding sequence ATGAACAAGAGGACCGACATGGCACAGAAGAGGGCGAGGGAGGTCGCGGAAGACGTGGTTCCCGGACATGTGCCACCCGCGCCCCCCCGGCTTGATCGCAATGCGCAGGCGCGATTGGGCGAGCAGTTGCGGGCAATGTACGACGATCTTCTTCAGCAGCCGATACCGGATCGTTTCGTCGACCTCCTGAAGGATCTCGACGACATCGAGCAGGGAAAGAGCACTGGAAAGAGCCGGAGCGCCGAGAGGGGCAAGGCCGACAGAGGCAAGAGTGCCGAGAAGAGTGCCGAGAAGGGAACGACTGGATGA
- a CDS encoding response regulator, producing the protein MTTAELVAMSLPYLRRYARAVTGDQTGGDAYVAATLEALLANAPQLSKASDTKVELFRIFSKIWNSLSVNHAQEAAAATPGEARLRQLTPLPRQAFLLVSLENFSEEEGARILGVDRSAFRDLLDSAGRELAEDIATDVLIIEDEPLIALDFEALVESLGHRVLGVARTRDEAVKLAAGRRPGLILADIQLADGSSGLDAVNDLLMKAEVPVVFITAYPERFLTGERPEPAFLIAKPFRPNHAAAVISQALFFERNARPRRRAVA; encoded by the coding sequence ATGACGACAGCCGAACTGGTCGCAATGAGTCTGCCCTATCTTCGGCGGTATGCACGTGCGGTCACGGGGGACCAGACGGGGGGCGACGCCTATGTGGCGGCGACCTTGGAAGCCCTGCTGGCGAACGCCCCGCAGTTGAGCAAGGCGTCCGACACCAAGGTCGAGTTGTTCCGTATCTTCAGCAAGATCTGGAATTCGCTGTCGGTCAACCACGCGCAGGAGGCTGCGGCCGCGACGCCGGGCGAGGCGCGGCTGCGCCAGCTCACGCCGCTGCCGCGACAGGCCTTCCTGCTGGTCAGCCTGGAGAATTTCAGCGAGGAGGAGGGCGCGCGCATTCTCGGCGTCGACCGCTCGGCCTTCCGCGACCTCCTGGACAGCGCCGGGCGCGAGCTGGCCGAGGATATCGCCACCGACGTGCTGATCATCGAGGACGAGCCGCTGATCGCGCTGGATTTCGAGGCGCTGGTGGAATCGCTCGGTCACCGGGTGCTGGGCGTGGCGCGCACCCGTGACGAGGCGGTGAAGCTCGCCGCCGGACGGCGCCCGGGCCTGATCCTGGCCGACATCCAGCTCGCCGACGGCAGTTCCGGGCTCGACGCGGTCAACGACCTCCTGATGAAGGCCGAGGTGCCGGTGGTGTTCATCACCGCCTATCCGGAGCGTTTCCTCACCGGCGAGCGGCCGGAGCCCGCCTTCCTGATCGCCAAGCCGTTCCGGCCCAACCATGCGGCGGCGGTGATCAGCCAGGCGCTGTTCTTCGAGCGCAATGCGCGGCCGCGCCGCCGCGCCGTGGCGTAA
- a CDS encoding heme biosynthesis protein HemY yields MIRLVLFLFVLAGIAFGAGWLADRPGIVAVQWQGWQIETSVLFAAVALVTVVLAAGIVWSIISTLFNLPGLMSSSVSERRRARGFSALSRGIVAAGAGDPKTARRAAAEAERLLGNEPLTLLLRAQAAQLSGDQSAAEAAFHEMAANKETRLLGLRGLWMEAQRRDDATAARAYAETAAEEAPGLPWAAQAALDTRAASGDWSGALALLDRNSRSGIADRNSAKRLRAVLLTADAMAKQESAPDVARERAVEAVKLEPTLVPAAVLAGRLLGRAGELRRASKILETAWRETPHPEIAEAYMRLRDGDGSRDRLERARMLQRLAPAGHAEGALTVVRAALDAQDFATARGAIIHLTQEPTQRACLLMAELEAAEHGDVGKAREWAARAVRAKRDPAWVADGYVSDRWLPISPVTGRIDAFEWKVPPIELGGPILEHEVETAFTVVEAAASAHSPASVAAPAEPVKAAPAPILVPAAAPVADEVAASPYATADAGTTTEVEIEAEPRVRA; encoded by the coding sequence ATGATCCGCCTCGTACTGTTCCTCTTCGTCCTGGCCGGGATCGCCTTCGGCGCCGGCTGGCTGGCCGACCGGCCCGGCATCGTCGCCGTCCAGTGGCAGGGCTGGCAAATCGAGACCTCGGTGCTGTTCGCCGCGGTGGCCCTGGTGACGGTGGTGCTCGCCGCCGGCATCGTGTGGTCGATCATCTCGACCCTGTTCAATCTGCCCGGCCTGATGTCGTCCTCGGTCTCCGAGCGGCGGCGGGCCCGCGGCTTCTCGGCGCTGTCGCGCGGCATCGTCGCCGCCGGCGCCGGCGACCCCAAGACGGCGCGCCGGGCGGCCGCCGAAGCCGAGCGCCTGCTCGGCAACGAGCCGCTGACGCTGCTGCTGCGGGCCCAGGCGGCCCAGCTCAGCGGCGACCAGAGCGCCGCCGAGGCGGCCTTCCACGAGATGGCCGCCAACAAGGAGACCCGCCTGCTCGGGCTGCGCGGCCTGTGGATGGAGGCGCAGCGCCGCGACGACGCCACCGCTGCCCGCGCCTATGCCGAGACCGCCGCCGAAGAGGCGCCGGGGCTGCCCTGGGCGGCGCAGGCCGCGCTCGACACCAGGGCTGCGAGCGGCGACTGGAGCGGCGCGCTGGCACTGCTCGACCGCAACAGCCGCAGCGGCATCGCCGACCGCAACTCGGCCAAGCGGCTGCGGGCGGTGCTGCTGACCGCCGACGCGATGGCGAAGCAGGAGAGCGCCCCCGACGTGGCGCGCGAGCGCGCGGTCGAGGCCGTCAAGCTGGAGCCGACGCTGGTGCCGGCGGCGGTGCTGGCTGGGCGCCTGCTCGGCCGGGCCGGCGAACTGCGCCGCGCCTCCAAGATCCTCGAGACCGCGTGGCGCGAGACCCCGCACCCCGAGATCGCCGAGGCTTATATGCGACTGCGCGACGGCGACGGCTCGCGCGACCGGCTGGAGCGGGCGCGCATGCTGCAGCGGCTGGCCCCGGCCGGCCACGCCGAAGGCGCGCTCACCGTGGTGCGCGCCGCCCTCGACGCGCAGGACTTCGCCACCGCCCGCGGCGCCATCATCCATTTGACCCAGGAGCCGACCCAGCGGGCGTGCCTGCTGATGGCGGAGCTGGAGGCGGCCGAGCACGGCGACGTCGGCAAGGCCCGCGAGTGGGCGGCCCGCGCCGTCCGCGCCAAGCGGGATCCGGCCTGGGTGGCCGACGGCTACGTCTCCGACCGCTGGCTGCCGATCTCGCCGGTCACCGGCCGCATCGACGCCTTCGAGTGGAAGGTGCCGCCGATCGAGCTCGGCGGGCCGATCCTCGAGCACGAGGTCGAGACCGCCTTCACGGTGGTGGAGGCCGCCGCCAGCGCCCATTCGCCGGCCTCCGTGGCGGCGCCGGCCGAGCCGGTGAAGGCCGCGCCCGCGCCGATCCTGGTGCCGGCGGCTGCCCCCGTGGCCGATGAGGTCGCAGCCTCTCCCTACGCGACCGCCGACGCGGGCACCACTACCGAAGTCGAGATCGAAGCGGAGCCGCGGGTCCGCGCCTGA
- a CDS encoding uroporphyrinogen-III synthase: MRLLVTRPEPGASRTRAALMARGHEALLDPLMTIVPVAATPPANRFDAVALTSVNGARAAAELVWVFYSGLPVFTVGRRTREVALAAGFTDVTSAEGDVADLADVLAKCLIPGERVLWVAGEDRAGDLKAALEPRGIAVETVVAYRAEPAEHLAEPTLAALSAGRIDGILHYSRRSCETLLAAGIRDGVYDAVVGLQHYALSPRVAEPLVASGAVVRIAATPDEGSLLDLLPFGRQAGDACDVTRGRTAMASQATDDVPNRPGQTPTEPAPRIDTETSETTAKETSALERIPSSADDTRKAAAGPAEIEVAAIENAETSAAPAGEAPAAEEAKAPETSEETKAQEAPAHEAPAQEGSTQETQETTAQDTRAQETKAQETEEPESKTPEAREPVSAPPPSRGRGGAIVGGTFAGLLAGAVAAGALTYTGILPPLGADPGPLLEAQARLQVAETRLSALESRPEPAPVPAPAPAPAAPAEPDPAIIAKLDQIDVLANRLTELERAAQALSRLDARIAALETQAREAEAAPAAGSSGGGSAGEDARVGALQTQVKGLEAKIDSAAHGAEEAIRLATTAGEAAQRAAAAATPLPDQLTAIDRKLAELSSLPGRVVALDQRLQLAAAPSRMIAWPVALGALRTALDEGRPFRSEYDAAMTLAGPGYERLKALEGIANSGVPTLREVQGRFDDLVSQLLSNVPRDEPADDISAVLNKLARSAEGLVRFRPTPGMEGDTPAALVGRVQSQLSRGDLAGAIATVGQLPPDLVKIATPWLQIAKTRLDADRLLAELTDQALAALARTGG, encoded by the coding sequence ATGCGCCTGCTGGTCACGCGGCCGGAGCCCGGGGCCAGCCGAACCCGGGCCGCGCTCATGGCCCGCGGCCACGAGGCGCTGCTCGATCCCCTGATGACCATCGTGCCGGTGGCGGCGACGCCGCCGGCAAACCGTTTCGATGCCGTGGCGCTGACCAGCGTCAACGGCGCCCGGGCCGCGGCCGAGCTGGTCTGGGTGTTCTATTCCGGCCTGCCGGTGTTCACCGTCGGCCGCCGCACCCGCGAGGTGGCGCTCGCCGCCGGCTTCACCGACGTCACCTCCGCCGAGGGCGACGTGGCCGACCTGGCGGACGTGCTGGCCAAATGCCTGATTCCCGGCGAGCGGGTGCTGTGGGTGGCCGGCGAGGACCGCGCCGGCGACCTGAAGGCGGCGCTGGAGCCCCGCGGCATCGCGGTGGAAACGGTCGTCGCCTACCGCGCAGAACCCGCTGAACATCTCGCCGAGCCTACGCTCGCGGCGTTGTCAGCGGGACGAATCGACGGAATACTGCACTACTCCCGCCGAAGCTGCGAAACTCTGCTGGCGGCGGGCATCCGTGACGGCGTTTATGATGCTGTCGTGGGGCTGCAACATTATGCGCTGTCGCCGAGGGTGGCCGAGCCGCTGGTGGCGAGCGGCGCGGTTGTGCGCATCGCAGCGACACCGGACGAAGGCAGTCTGCTCGACCTGTTGCCCTTCGGACGACAAGCGGGTGACGCGTGCGACGTGACACGTGGGAGGACGGCGATGGCATCACAAGCAACCGACGACGTGCCGAACAGGCCCGGGCAGACGCCCACCGAACCGGCCCCCAGGATCGACACCGAAACGAGCGAGACGACCGCGAAGGAGACCAGCGCCTTGGAGAGGATCCCGTCGTCGGCGGACGACACGCGTAAGGCGGCCGCCGGACCGGCGGAAATCGAGGTCGCAGCCATCGAGAACGCCGAGACGTCCGCCGCGCCGGCCGGCGAGGCCCCGGCTGCCGAGGAGGCCAAGGCGCCGGAGACATCCGAAGAGACGAAGGCGCAGGAAGCTCCGGCGCATGAAGCTCCGGCACAGGAAGGCTCGACGCAGGAGACGCAGGAAACGACGGCGCAAGACACAAGGGCGCAGGAAACGAAGGCGCAGGAAACGGAGGAGCCGGAGTCGAAGACGCCGGAGGCCAGAGAGCCCGTTTCCGCCCCGCCCCCGTCGCGCGGCCGCGGCGGCGCGATCGTCGGCGGCACCTTCGCCGGCCTCTTGGCCGGTGCGGTGGCGGCCGGCGCGCTGACCTATACCGGCATCCTGCCGCCGCTCGGCGCCGATCCCGGCCCGCTGCTTGAGGCGCAGGCCCGCCTGCAGGTGGCCGAGACCCGCCTCTCCGCCCTCGAAAGCCGGCCCGAGCCGGCGCCTGTGCCCGCACCTGCGCCCGCCCCGGCGGCGCCGGCCGAGCCCGACCCGGCCATCATCGCCAAGCTCGACCAGATCGACGTGCTCGCCAACCGCCTCACCGAGCTGGAGCGGGCCGCCCAGGCGCTGTCGCGGCTCGACGCCCGCATCGCGGCGCTGGAGACCCAGGCGCGCGAAGCCGAAGCGGCTCCGGCGGCCGGCTCGTCCGGCGGCGGATCTGCCGGCGAGGACGCCCGCGTCGGCGCCCTGCAGACCCAGGTCAAGGGCCTGGAGGCCAAGATCGACAGCGCCGCCCATGGCGCCGAGGAGGCGATCCGGCTGGCGACCACGGCGGGCGAGGCGGCCCAGCGCGCCGCCGCCGCGGCGACGCCGCTGCCCGACCAGCTCACGGCGATCGACCGGAAGCTCGCCGAACTGTCGAGCCTGCCCGGCCGGGTGGTGGCGCTCGACCAGCGCCTGCAGCTCGCGGCGGCGCCGAGCCGAATGATCGCCTGGCCGGTGGCGCTCGGGGCGCTGCGAACCGCGCTCGACGAGGGCCGGCCGTTCCGCTCCGAATACGACGCGGCGATGACGCTGGCCGGGCCGGGCTATGAGCGGCTCAAGGCCCTCGAAGGCATCGCCAACAGCGGCGTGCCGACGCTGCGCGAGGTGCAGGGCCGGTTCGACGATCTGGTGAGCCAGCTTCTGTCGAACGTGCCCCGCGACGAGCCGGCCGACGACATCAGCGCGGTGCTGAACAAGCTGGCGCGCAGCGCCGAAGGGCTGGTGCGTTTCCGGCCGACCCCCGGCATGGAGGGCGACACGCCCGCCGCGCTGGTCGGCCGTGTCCAGTCGCAATTGTCGCGCGGCGATCTGGCCGGCGCCATCGCCACGGTCGGCCAGTTGCCGCCCGATCTCGTCAAGATCGCAACGCCATGGCTGCAGATCGCCAAGACCCGGCTCGACGCCGACCGTCTCCTGGCCGAGCTGACCGACCAGGCCCTCGCCGCCCTGGCGCGCACCGGCGGCTGA
- the hemC gene encoding hydroxymethylbilane synthase, with product MTQSSPFLRLGTRGSALALAQAYETRRRLAAAHGVPEDDIRIDIIKVIGDQILDRALSQAGGKGLFTKEIEDAMLAGQIDIAVHSSKDLPTVLPPGLMLPAFLPREDVRDVLISRAPGGLAGLPQGGKVGSASLRRQAMVKRTRPDLDVSLLRGNVETRLRKVGEGAIDATLLALAGLKRLGLIDRLPEGVTATIIEASDFIPAVGQGAIAIECREDDTRTRELMAAINEPATERALAAERAFLHELDGSCRTPIGGHATVTGDRLSFAGIILMPDGSEAHDTTREGSVTEAAALGADAGRELRGRAGPAFFAALAGA from the coding sequence ATGACGCAATCTTCTCCGTTCCTTCGCCTCGGTACCCGGGGCAGTGCCCTTGCGCTTGCGCAGGCCTATGAAACCCGCCGCCGGCTCGCCGCCGCCCACGGCGTGCCCGAGGACGACATCCGGATCGACATCATCAAGGTGATCGGCGACCAGATCCTCGACCGCGCGCTGTCCCAGGCCGGCGGCAAGGGGCTGTTCACCAAGGAGATCGAGGACGCGATGCTGGCGGGCCAGATCGACATCGCGGTGCATTCCTCCAAGGATCTGCCGACCGTGCTGCCGCCGGGCCTGATGCTGCCGGCCTTCCTGCCGCGCGAGGACGTCCGCGACGTGCTGATCAGCCGCGCGCCGGGCGGGCTTGCCGGCCTGCCGCAGGGCGGCAAGGTCGGCTCGGCCTCGCTGCGCCGGCAGGCGATGGTCAAGCGCACCCGGCCCGACCTCGACGTGTCGCTGCTGCGCGGCAATGTCGAGACCCGGCTGCGCAAGGTGGGCGAGGGCGCGATCGACGCCACGCTGCTGGCGCTGGCCGGCCTGAAGCGTCTCGGCCTGATCGACCGGCTGCCCGAGGGCGTCACCGCCACCATCATCGAGGCATCCGACTTCATCCCGGCGGTCGGCCAGGGCGCCATCGCCATCGAGTGCCGCGAGGACGACACCCGCACCCGCGAGCTGATGGCGGCGATCAACGAGCCGGCGACCGAGCGGGCGCTGGCCGCCGAGCGCGCCTTCCTGCACGAGCTCGACGGCTCCTGCCGCACGCCGATCGGCGGCCACGCCACGGTGACGGGCGACCGGCTGTCGTTCGCCGGCATCATCCTGATGCCGGACGGCAGCGAGGCCCACGACACCACCCGCGAGGGATCGGTGACGGAAGCCGCAGCCCTCGGCGCCGATGCCGGCCGCGAGCTGCGCGGGCGGGCGGGTCCGGCGTTCTTCGCCGCTCTGGCCGGAGCCTGA
- the tsaD gene encoding tRNA (adenosine(37)-N6)-threonylcarbamoyltransferase complex transferase subunit TsaD, which translates to MLVLGLETTCDETSAAVVRRHEDGRGEILSNVVLSQVSAHAEYGGVVPEIAARAHVEALDGIVAQAMAEARIGFSHLNAVAAAAGPGLIGGVIVGLTTAKAIALAAGKPLVAVNHLEAHALSPRLVGKLGFPYCLLLVSGGHTQIVAVLDVDRFERLGTTIDDAVGEAFDKVGKMLSLPYPGGPRVEAAASRGNPRRFAFPRPMLGRHEPDFSLSGLKTAVRLAAEAIAPLSETDVADLCASFQAAVVEVIEDRLRMGLRLFGSRFGKPKGLVIAGGVGANKAIRAALDRIAAENALRLLMPPASLCTDNGAIIAWAGAERLALGMTDDLDCPPRARWPLGLPLKIEATEP; encoded by the coding sequence ATGCTCGTACTCGGGCTGGAGACGACGTGCGACGAAACCTCCGCCGCGGTGGTGCGCCGCCACGAGGACGGTCGCGGTGAAATCCTGTCGAATGTCGTTCTATCCCAAGTTTCCGCCCATGCCGAGTACGGAGGCGTGGTTCCCGAGATCGCGGCCCGCGCCCATGTCGAGGCGCTGGACGGCATCGTCGCCCAGGCGATGGCGGAGGCGCGAATCGGCTTCAGCCACCTCAACGCGGTCGCCGCCGCCGCCGGCCCCGGCCTGATCGGCGGGGTGATCGTCGGGTTGACCACCGCCAAGGCGATCGCGCTCGCCGCCGGCAAGCCGCTGGTGGCGGTCAACCATCTGGAGGCGCACGCGCTGTCGCCGCGCCTCGTCGGCAAGCTCGGCTTCCCCTATTGCCTGCTGCTGGTCTCGGGCGGCCACACCCAGATCGTCGCGGTGCTCGATGTCGACCGCTTCGAGCGGCTCGGCACCACCATCGACGACGCGGTGGGCGAGGCGTTCGACAAGGTCGGCAAGATGCTGAGCCTGCCCTATCCGGGCGGGCCGCGGGTCGAGGCCGCAGCATCGCGCGGCAATCCGCGGCGATTCGCCTTCCCGCGGCCGATGCTGGGCCGGCACGAGCCGGATTTCTCGCTGTCCGGCCTCAAGACGGCGGTGCGGCTCGCCGCCGAGGCGATCGCGCCGCTGTCGGAGACCGACGTCGCCGATCTGTGCGCCTCGTTCCAGGCGGCGGTGGTGGAGGTGATCGAGGACCGGCTGCGCATGGGCCTGCGGCTGTTCGGCAGCCGCTTCGGCAAGCCCAAGGGACTGGTGATCGCCGGCGGCGTCGGCGCCAACAAGGCGATCCGGGCCGCGCTCGACCGCATCGCCGCCGAGAACGCGCTGCGGCTGCTGATGCCCCCGGCGTCGCTGTGCACCGACAACGGCGCCATCATCGCCTGGGCCGGGGCCGAGCGGCTGGCGCTGGGCATGACCGACGACCTCGACTGCCCGCCGCGGGCACGCTGGCCGCTCGGCCTGCCGCTCAAGATCGAGGCGACCGAACCGTGA
- a CDS encoding NAD(P)H-dependent glycerol-3-phosphate dehydrogenase, with amino-acid sequence MTCYSAIGVAGAGAWGTALANAAARAGRRVVLWTVFPDHAQDMIRTRENKMFLPGVPIAPDIEITADLAVLAETSAILMVVPTGALREVSANLAARLRPGTPLVACAKGIERGTDRFVTEIVAEAAPSAIPAILSGPSFATDVAAGLPTAVTVASVDEAVAAGLAEAMGSASFRLYHSTDVRGVEIGGAAKNVLAIAVGIAHGRKFGASAAAALTTRGFAELRRFGLAYGARPETLAGLSGLGDLILTCGGPQSRNFSLGFRLGSGEPLPAPGSGPLAEGFFTAPVLVGMAAKAGIEMPIAAAVDAVLAGRLGLDEAITGLLTRPQKAEIG; translated from the coding sequence GTGACCTGCTATTCCGCCATCGGAGTTGCCGGCGCCGGGGCCTGGGGCACCGCGCTGGCCAATGCCGCCGCCCGCGCCGGCCGGCGCGTCGTGCTGTGGACGGTGTTCCCCGACCACGCCCAGGACATGATCCGCACCCGCGAGAACAAAATGTTCCTGCCGGGGGTGCCGATCGCCCCGGACATCGAGATCACCGCCGACCTCGCGGTGCTGGCCGAGACCTCCGCCATCCTGATGGTGGTGCCGACCGGGGCGCTGCGCGAAGTCTCGGCGAATCTCGCGGCCCGGCTGCGGCCGGGCACGCCGCTCGTCGCCTGCGCCAAGGGCATCGAGCGCGGCACCGACCGCTTCGTCACCGAGATCGTCGCCGAGGCGGCGCCGTCCGCCATCCCCGCCATCCTGTCCGGGCCGAGCTTCGCCACCGACGTCGCCGCCGGCCTGCCGACCGCGGTGACGGTGGCGTCCGTCGACGAGGCGGTCGCGGCGGGCTTGGCCGAGGCGATGGGCTCGGCCTCGTTCCGGCTCTACCATTCCACCGACGTGCGCGGCGTCGAGATCGGCGGCGCCGCCAAGAACGTGCTGGCGATCGCGGTCGGCATCGCCCATGGCCGCAAGTTCGGCGCCAGCGCCGCGGCGGCGCTCACCACCCGCGGCTTCGCCGAGCTGCGCCGCTTCGGCCTCGCCTATGGCGCGCGGCCGGAGACGCTGGCCGGCCTGTCGGGGCTGGGCGACCTCATCCTCACCTGCGGCGGGCCGCAGTCGCGCAACTTTTCGCTCGGCTTCAGGCTCGGCTCCGGCGAGCCGTTGCCGGCGCCGGGCTCGGGGCCGCTGGCGGAAGGCTTCTTCACCGCGCCGGTGCTGGTGGGGATGGCGGCGAAGGCCGGGATCGAGATGCCGATCGCCGCCGCGGTCGATGCCGTGCTCGCCGGCCGGCTCGGCCTCGACGAGGCGATCACCGGCCTGCTGACCCGGCCGCAGAAGGCGGAGATCGGGTAA
- the rpmB gene encoding 50S ribosomal protein L28, with protein MSRRCDLTGKAVLVGHKVSHSNRKTKRRFLPNLCNVTFRSETLDRDVRLRVSANALKTVDHRGGLDAFLVKARAEELSPRALELKRAVEKAQAEQTQAAA; from the coding sequence ATGTCCCGGCGCTGTGATCTGACTGGCAAGGCGGTCCTGGTGGGCCACAAGGTGAGCCATTCGAACCGGAAGACCAAGCGCCGGTTCCTGCCGAACCTGTGCAATGTGACATTCCGTTCCGAGACGCTGGACCGCGACGTGCGGCTGCGGGTCTCGGCCAACGCGCTGAAGACCGTCGATCATCGCGGCGGCCTCGATGCGTTCCTGGTCAAGGCCCGGGCGGAGGAGCTGTCGCCGCGCGCGCTCGAGCTGAAGCGCGCCGTCGAGAAGGCGCAGGCCGAGCAGACCCAGGCCGCGGCCTGA